The DNA region NNNNNNNNNNNNNNNNNNNNNNNNNNNNNNNNNNNNNNNNNNNNNNNNNNNNNNNNNNNNNNNNNNNNNNNNNNNNNNNNNNNNNNNNNNNNNNNNNNNNNNNNNNNNNNNNNNNNNNNNNNNNNNNNNNNNNNNNNNNNNNNNNNNNNNNNNNNNNNNNNNNNNNNNNNNNNNNNNNNNNNNNNNNNNNNNNNNNNNNNNNNNNNNNNNNNNNNNNNNNNNNNNNNNNNNNNNNNNNNNNNNNNNNNNNNNNNNNNNNNNNNNNNNNNNNNNNNNNNNNNNNNNNNNNNNNNNNNNNNNNNNNNNNNNNNNNNNNNNNNNNNNNNNNNNNNNNNNNNNNNNNNNNNNNNNNNNNNNNNNNNNNNNNNNNNNNNNNNNNNNNNNNNNNNNNNNNNNNNNNNNNNNNNNNNNNNNNNNNNNNNNNNNNNNNNNNNNNNNNNNNNNNNNNNNNNNNNNNNNNNNNNNNNNNNNTTTTGTATCCATGGGAAGCTCAATATTTTCTATCTGAAATCAAGCGCACAGTCAAAACAAACCCACCAGTTAATAAAGATTATAAATGCCACAAGCTCTTTACAAACATCAGACACATCTACTGACCACCATGTTCTAAAAAGTTGTGTCCTATCTTTTCATAGCATCTGCATCTTATACCCCAGGGGTCACCAACTGCTGAAACTTTCCGCCCTTGGGGCTTTGGCTAAACTAGATACCAGTTTCCACTGCAGCATAGAAAGCAGCAGTAAAGCCGCAATACGTGGAAGAACCAAGCAGCAGTAATTCAGTCCCATCCTGTGAGATATTAATGAACCCTACAGACTTGACCAAACAGGAGTAcaatcagacacacacagacaaacacagccCACCTCTCCAAAGGCTCCAAAATATTCTTTAATCTGTTCTTCTGAAGTATCTGGactcaatccacccacaaaaacCTTTTTAGGGGGTTCTTTCCCCTTTAAAGCTTTGGCCCTTTTGGGGTCTATCAATTTGCCATCCAGTTTGTGTTCTTTCAGTTCCAAAACCTAGAAGACAAGTTAGTTTGGACTTAAAAAAAGCCTGGAGCAATCCGCAAGCAACACAACAGACACCATACAAAATACAGCCCTACCTTATCCACACTAGCAGCATCTTTGAAAAGCACAAATCCAAATCCTCTTGATCTTCCAGTGACTGGATCTGTTTTAATTGTGCAGTCTACAACTTCCCCAAATCGAGACAAATATTCAGTCAGATCTTTCTTGCTTGTATCCCAGCTCAAGCCTCCAATAAACATTTTACTAGAAATAaagttatttaagaaaaataggcTTAACAGTAACTTAGTGATTAAACAAATACAGGGTGATTTACTCGCCAGGCGCAATCTGTTTTGACCACAAGCACTAACATGACACAATACTCTTAAGATCACTTGCTCGTTGCTTTGTACGAAGCAAACAACAAAACTTAGATGAGCCCTTAGAATCTGGTAGATGTCCTGCGCTGATTACTTTGGATGGCAAAGCACAATTTTTACACCGAATCCCCTAGATCTTATGTCTACACTCAAAGCCACAGCCTTAAAAGCCAACTTGCTACCTAAAAGAACTTTTACTGCCAGTTGTCTGCTCGTGCCCAAACCAAGTTTCCCAACCTCCCCAGGAAAAGTCGCCCGAGTAGCCAACACACACAATGAAGAGGCGGCAGCAGCTGCAGCAAGTGGCGCACCGAGCCCGGCcccgcccaccccaccccccggccCCACGCGGCGCCTGCGCACTCGGGACACCGACGGCGCCGCCCTCCTTCGCcaacccctcctcccttcccccacccacgGCGGGCCTCTCGAGTCACCCCATCTTACTTTCCGCTAGTGGGGAAGCTACTGGGGTCCAGCGGGCACGCGGAGAATCGACTCGGGGAATGACTGGGGGCAGCGCGCGCGGCTCCAGAGGGACGAAGGGCGCGCGCGgggctctgggggaggggaagagcagAGCGTGCGGTACCCGTCATCCTGCTGGTTCTTGCTCGCGTTGATCTTGGATCCCTCTGCGAACTCCTCTATGTTGCTGTACTCATTCATGTCCTCCATGGTGGCGGAGCCGTCGGCAAGTGAGTGCTGGCGCGCAGTCCGGGTtccggcggcagcggcggcggagCGTTGTATGGAGCTAGATTTAAAATGGCGGCGGAAGAGATCCGGCCGCCGCCTGCGCCCTCCCTTTATAGCCGCCCCGCCCGCCAATCGGGAGGGCTGCTGGGCGGTGACGTGGCGCTGGGTCCGGCGCGCCCCCTGCCGGGAGGAGCTGGAAGCGAGCGAAGGGAGGAGCGGGGCTAGCTGCCGGGGAGCCCGCGGCCGCCAGTGGGAAAGGCTGCGGGAGGCCAAAGGAGCGGGAGCGGAGGGGAACAATGGCGGCGGCACGTGGGAGAGCCGGGGCGGGACCTCCATCGCGGTGCTCCGGGTGAGGAGCGAGGGCGTGCAGGACCGAAGGGCAGGGGGTCCCGAGCGGCGGTGCTGCAGGGCCACAGTCCCTCTTGCCTCCGGAGCCGTTTGCGTCGCGCGTCCCGTTCTCGGCTCAGTTCCCCCAGCGCAGAGCTGctgctgcggcggcggcggctgcttCGGCAAAAGGGCGGCGTGCACCCCGCGCCGCTGGCTGAAGCTGAAGCTGCAGCGCGTCCGCCCGCTCGCCCGCCCTCCCGGCGCACGCGTGGTTTGTCCTCGCGCCGGCTGGACCCAGCCGAGCGGAAAGCCTCTGCGCGACGATCGCCTCCGTCCTGGCGGGGGCGGCGTCGGCTCAGGGGCCTCAGCTGCAGGATCTCCGCAGCCCTGGTCCGTGCGTCCTCCCGGGCTGGCCGAGGCCGCGGCGGAGGGCGGGGCCTGCCCGGATGACTGACGATGTGCCAAGGCGCACGCGGTGGGCGGGGAAGGCAAAGGGCACTCACGTCCCAGGCGCGCCACTCCAGGGACTCCGGTCTGCACGTGCCCGGGGCCTCCCGCGCGGGCTCCACGGGGCTGCGGAGGGCTGGCGCCCGCGCTCCGGGCTCCGGGCTCCGGGCTCCGGGCTCGGGTGTTCGCCTTTGTTCCCGCCCACGCGAGGCCTGTTTTGACGGATGGCGTTCGCGGCTCGCCGGCGACCAATAGGCGCGCGCGCCTTGCTTGCTCCGCCTCCTCGGATCCACGGAGCTCCGCCCCTCCGACTGCCCACGTGGTCTGGGCCTGCTCCGCTCGCCTGCTCCTCTCCGCACAGTACCCTGGGCGGCTTCCTCTGCAATTGCGGGTCCGCGCAGCCGGCCTGTCTTTGCGCCCCTGGTCGCTCGCTCTCGCCAGCGCCCCGATCGTTCCTGGGCCCTCGGGAGCCCAAGACGCGCAGGTGGTGCTGCCCTCCTTACCAGCAAGGCCGAGCCCGTGGTAGCATCCGGCAGGGAAATGGTCGTGGTTTCCGTGCCCGCCGAAGTCACCGTAATCCTGTTAGATATCGAAGGTACCACAACCCCGATTGCTTTCGTGAAGGTGAGGGGCGGAAGGGAGCGGGGAAGTTACTTGTGCCTAAAAGCATCTAAAAGAGAAATTTTAAGTGTTGCAGATTTTGCCCGAGAGGCTCAGGGGAGGTGGAGTGGCTTTCCATCTCCGGAATGTGGAAGAGAGGCTGCGGCGGTTTGCGGGGGTGTTTTTCCTCGCGCCACCATCTTCTCCCCTGTCCTTGCTTTCGTTTAGATGGAGAAGGATAGGAAGAAGTGGAGGTGGTCTCCGCAACGGCTTGGGGAGGGGCAGGTTagctgggaggagttggggtgacTGGAGTGTCCATGGCCTGGTAGGTAGGTGTGTCGCCCGGTGGATGAGCGTCCACCATGTACTAAAGGTTGCGGCCCGGAGAGGTCCTTGAGGTTTAGGCCTTCCCAATGCAAAGACTATAGTGAAAGAGGAGTTTGCTAGTGGCACTGGTATCCTGGGCAATAGCAATTGATTTTCGCACTTGCTATCTCACTAGCGCTGGTTTTGAGACTATAAGAACACACCtaagttccattcatttttcttagaAAGCCGTGATATCTTATGCTTTTGAGTatctgtcttgttttgctttcttccatGTATTCAATTTATGCACCCGTATTAACTACTGATATTTATGATAGAATAGTTGAGGGTAGTATAGGGGGAAAGTTGGAAAACCCATCGTCCATAAACTGTGCAGTCTATTTTGATTGTTTACTTTTTACAATTGCCTGATTTTCTTGGTGTAGGTCATAATGTTTGTACACAATTTTAGGTTTCCAAGTATAACAGCTACTTTATTTAAGACAGGGACACTTTTCCTCTGTGTATAACCCgggttggcctcgaactcccatGTGCCACCAACCCTGgcaactgttttctttcttccttccttcctttttaacatAAGAATTATGGTGCTTTGGATACATAGCAGAGGTCCTGGAAAAGTCTAGTTGGCCATTTTGCCAAGATTTTAATTACAGTAGAGACCAGTGCAAAAATTCAAGACTTCCTAAATGCTGATAATTGTGTccactttgttgtttttgttacatAATTAATTGCTTTGTGTGTGGTGATGGGGGGAGGTGATTGTAGGTCACTAgctctattctctctctgtctgctgtcCGTCGGGCACTGGGACTAAATGACAGCCGAGGTCACGATGCAGCCTTAGATAGGTACCATTTTTGGGAAGTTGATATGTTGAATAAGATAAGTTCCTGTAAATCAGTGTGGAAACAGTAAAGCCTCTCCCTGTCTTTTTCCCATCTTCCCTTAGATAAATGCCTGTGGGCCACTTCTTAATCCTTGGATATTCTTACTCTGAAACCTTGTAATAAAAATGCTGTAGTGACCTAGAAACAGATTGATACCAGATTATATGCACATTCAAGGCTAGCTACAAAATAATGACTTGGGAATCCCTCTTAATGGATAGCTTTTAGCAATCAAGCATGGTGCCGCccaggaagctggggcaggaggattgctggttTCAAGTCAGCTAGGGCAACACTGTGTGACCTTATCTCAACAATAAGTAAATACTGGGCCTGGAGGTGTGGTTCAGCAGTTACACCCTCGTATTATTTCTGCTACTGAACCTAACTAACATTTGTAAAAGTATTTtatcagtgctggagagatggctcagaggttaagagcactggctgttctttcagaggttctgagttcaattctcagcaaccacatggtggctcacaaccatgagtTACTAGCACTGGGTTCTTTTCCAGAgtaccaggttcaattcccagtacccacatggtggcttacaacagtctgtaactcaagttccaggggatcagatactctgttttggttttggtaggCATCAGGCACGCAAATGGTACGTAGACATATGTGCAGACAAAGCacttataaagtaaaaattaaaaaatcttgtTAAAAAGTtaagggctgggcatggtggcacacacctttaatcccagcactagaaggcagacgcaggtggatctctgtaaatttgaggccagcccgttctgcatagtgagttgcaggacagctggggctacagagatgctgctgtctcaaaaaccaaagtaaatacatataaataagttTCTTGGTCCTGTCttataatgtttgtttttattttgttattacacatggatttatcaaaataaaaatatgttcagaAGAATGTGTTACATTCAGAAAAATTTGAGGTCTGTGGGTGTTTCTGGCATACTTGGGAGCTGCTGAACAAGTTTAGCTTTCCAGCATGACTCCCCAGGACCGCTGCACTCTTACGAACATGAGCTTTGTGAGTCCTCAGGAGGGTTGTGGTAAGAGAGTCTGAAGGATCCTTGTACTGTGGAGAATGGCGGAGACATGCCCTTCAGCTTTCAGCATGGAGCTGAGAGTAATACTTTGAGCATTATTATTAAAGTAGGCGTGCGAACTTGAAGTATTATTTCCTAGGAGTGAGAGATGGAAGCATTGAGTGCTGTTTACAGGAGATATTGAACTTGTCTTCAAAAATTGTGAAGATGTATGCACTATGGATTTAGTAAGGCTCCAAAAAGTTGTATGAAAtgcctgggatttgaacctaaTTTATCATGATCAAAACCTCTTATTCttggctggggatgtggcttacCTAGGGTACCTGAGGTTctaggttccatctccagcaaaCACCAAGTGTTGTGTTGAAGGTCATCAAGgtcatcattggctacagagCAAATTTGTGGCCAGTCTTGGCTATATGAAGTCCCCTCTTAAGACACACGTACtttcacacaagcacacaaacaaaacaccctcgtaggggctggagagatgtctcagtggttaagagcactgaccgctcttccgaaggtcctgagttcaaatcccagcaaccacatggtggctcacaaccatctgtaatgagatctggtgccttcaTCTAGCCTGCAGGCATttgtgcaggcagaacactgtatatataataaataaatattaaaaggatattttattccatctttaaattttttttaattagagtgcatttctttctgtcttttgaatatgtatgtgcacacataggcatgcagtgcctatggaggccaggagagggtgctaTATATGGAAGTGGAGTTAGGAATGGTGGaagggaactgaacctgggcccaCTGCCAAAGCAGCAAGCGCTCTTGACCTTTATCCAGGCTGTTTTGCTTGCTCATTCTATGTGCTGAATGAGAACAGTTGCTGTGAGAACACTTTTAATCACTATGAAATACCATAAaagtatatgttaaaaaaaaaacccactttatATTGCTATTTGATGATGTGTACCCTTGGTGGACTGGAATGAATAGTCTTTATTTGCATATTGGTTCTATGGTTAGCATGGACTGAGAAACTGAAGTGTTGTCAAAATTGGCCTTGAAAGAGCCTCTTGATTTGTCAGTAACCTTTGTAAAtactcattttcctttccttttttcccccctttggttctttgttttgagacagcaccTCTCTATGTGGTCCTGGCTCTCCTTGAGCtctgtgtgtagaccaggctggcctcatgctCACAAGAGAttgggcctgcctctgcctccctagcactagGATAAAGGCGTGAGCAACCATGTCCAGcctcattttccatttcttcaaatGCAGCCAGTTATTTAAGGTTGAAACACCCCCTGATTTCCTCCCTGAGCATCAGGTGGAGCAGCTGTGTGTCGGTTTGGGTGGTACCATGTTATTTAGGCCTCACCCTGAGCCACTGACACTGTGAGAGACACTGGGGAGTGGAACATTTTCACTGGGTGGCATAGCAGACAGATTGCTGGgactgtcatttttttcttacttatattACTtagatgtatttatatgtatacccAATGTCAGCAGTCCTGGATGCGTGTGGTTCTACAAACCTGGTTTGGAAAGTGGTATTTTCTCTTGCTATATGTCTGTTGCTTCAGTCCTGAGATTACTGGCAACATCCTAAAGTGGTTTACTTGCCAgctcttttgtcttatttttctgagTTAGAAATAGTCCTGCAGCAGGATGGGCTCCTGGCCAGGCCGTCTTGAGAATGTCTCAGCCGCCTAATAGTTCCTAGGAACCAGAAGAAGGGAGCAGCCCGGCTGGCTGGGCATCCAGCAGCTGTAGATCCTAGCTTCAATCCAGTGTTCCTGTCCTGAATGCCACCAGGTCTGCCCTCCCCTACCCCTGAAGATTGTTGTTTGTAGCTACTGAACTGGTCTTTTGCATTGTGACTTGTCAATATTTTGGTCAGGTTCATCTGCAGATTGGAGCAGGCACTGCCAGTACACAACCTATTTGCATATTTCTGTACTACTAGGTCTTAAACCTCTTAATGTAATTGAGATAACTGATAATTAATGATTGACGTAGTTTGTCACTGCTGTGGCATACTCATGCTATGGAACAACCACTTGGTCTTTTTTCTATGGTTATGGAATAAGCCTTCTCTTGTGCATTGTGTCTTAGCCTGGGAACACAGCAGTCCCCGTGGTCATCTTACTTGGGAGACTGTCTGAGCTTGGGGAAATTCTCTCatttgataaagtgcttgctatttcatttattttcctttggttGAGTGTAAGAACAGTTGCGATAGTTTCCTTCCGTATAGCCGCTATAAGAAGGACCCCATAAAGTTCAGCCCCTCGAGCCCTGGTCCTAaactttttctgtgtgtttccaTTTTCCATATTTAAGGTACATATCAGGACACTATTCTTTTCAGCAGTACTGCAGTGCAGAGCCCTTCGAGTCTTCTCCACATGGTACACTCTAGCTGCCATGAACTGAGGAAGCACCGCACAGCACTTTAGCCCTGCGGCAGGGCCATTTTTAAAGCAGAGCCACCAACAGAAATGATGAAAGGCTAATTGTCCACTGTGTAGGAGCTCAAATGGGCACCCTTTGTTCATCCTCAACAGGGATGTGGGCATCTCATCCTCGGAAAGCTTtaaatgggttttttgttttttgtttttcttgctagACATGGTGACAAGCCTCTGATGTCCAAATAGCAGAGAGACTGAGGCTGGAtgattgtgagttctaggccagcctaggcaacacaGAGACACTCTCCAGAGAGAAGAATTAAGTATCCATGTAATGTCATAATTTCAAGAAAGGGCTGGGGGATCATGTGGTTCAAGATTACAATGTAGTTCTTGGATATACTACTGTTAGactatggtggtttaaatgatCTTTTACGTTATAGAATGTGATCTGTACTCTTTTAAAAAGAGTTGacgcttaatttttttttttaacctttattttgtgtatgtgtgtggctatgtgtgtgGCATGGTGCATGTCGACACCTTGCAGGAGCAGGTTCTCTGTCCAGCATGTCCAGCATATGGtagtcaggcttggaggcaagcatctttacctgctgagcaatcttGCTAACCCAGGGTTTGCTTTAGGGAGGATTGTGATGTGGGGGTCACTAAAAAGATAGTGCTTAGGGCTGGAATTTTAACTTTGGGGGTTAGATACTTGTTGGTTTTGAACAGAGGAGGGAAAATGCTACTACCCCTGAGGGGAAATTACTGTTAATATACTTATAGTGATAACTGCCAAATTAGCCAAAAATCCCTCGGGTTTTCAGTTCGAGTCTCTCAtagctggggagctggctcagtcagcaaagctgTTCGTGGCatgagcacaaggacctgagttctggaTGCTAGAACACatgtaaaaagtaaaagcaaaacaataacaacaacagatcCGGAGCTCGCCTGTAATGGCAGCACTGGGCTGCAGAGACCAGTGGACCTCGGGTTTACTGGCCCAGCTAGCTCCTTCATATTTAGTGACAGATGCTGTCTCTGTGGTGGATAAGTGGTTGGCATTGACTCCTTGTCTCCAGGTGTACCTTCATCCCCCTCCTCCAAGTCTCTTGGAGGATGTATAGCTTTGTTGTTAGTTTTCAAGTGACATATATCAGAATCCAGGGAGTTGGTGCTAGTGAGCGTGCCCATTGAAGACAACATCCTGTCCCGAGGATAACCTTGCCTTGATGTTGGCATTTGCGAACCTTGTAATAAGGTTCTGATTATACGGGGGCCAACTTGGAACCTCAGCATCATCTACTAAATCGATTTTGTTTCCTTGTAATAAATGTGAATTCTTTCCCGACTAGgatcctggcctggaactcactgagggTCTGATGTTCTGTCTTAGAATTTCCTTTAAAACCTTGTTCCACACCAGGCCAGTTGTAATGATAGTCCTCCTGTGTTCATCGTGATTCATTGCACTTAATTAGATTAGCGTTTATCTTTCTTTAGTTACAGCTAACTTCTTTAATGGGATTTACAAGACTAGCGCATTTCTTGATTTATTTGGAGTGCAGATAACAGTTTTCAGAAGGGACCCATTATTTGGGTTCTGTCTCCATGGAGAAAGGGGCGTAGAGGGACAGTCAGAACCCTTCCTGCCCCCAGAGCACAAAAGCACTTGTTAGTTTCTGATCTGTCCTAGGGAAGAGTCCTCAGTACTGTGACCACAGAAAGGTTCTGGCAGATGGGCCGCACCGTGCTGTGAACTGATTCCCATCCTGAGACGTGTTCAGACAAAGCCTGGGAGGCCGTTTCAGGGCTATTTgagcttggcatggtggcacatccctGTTACCCCGGAGGCtgagatcatgagtttgaggacagtgtAAGCTACACAGTAGTCCCTGCCTTTAAAAACTCCAATAATAAAGACGAAGGTCACACTTAAAGTAGAACTTTGCCAGTGAGTCATGCTGCGTTGGGCATAGGGAAGTGGTCTCAGAATAGGTGAATGGTGCCTCACTTCACTGATTAGAGCAGTCTCGATTACTTCCACAGACTTGGTTTTCAGTGGCGCATGTCCATATTGCAAACAGGGTCAGGTGACTGAGATGTATCTTAGGAAGCCAAAGAATACAAAGATGTAGTAAATTGTTTGATGTAAACCTTCCAGCCACTCTGGGGTGAATATtaagaatgaatgagtgaacGAACGGGCTCAGAGGCCTGGGTTGGattgagcccccccccccccttttatcTGCTGGGGATGAAACTGTGGGCCTGACAAACAAACACATCCAACGTAACTGAGCAATGCCCTCAGCCCACAGCACTATTCCTGAAGGGCAAAGAAGGCAATGTTATAGTTTGCATGTATGAAAAGCTAGGTTGGTTTGGCAGGGGTGAGCACCTTTTTCTAAAGTCACAGGAATTGTTTTACCGTCGCTGTATGAATACTCCTGCCATGTTAGTTAGAGGCAGCTTCCTTGAGAAGCTTGTCTTTATGGCCAGTGTGGAGCTCTGTCTGTCTTAAACACATTTTCCTTTGAGCTAAGtgaatgttttttttctaaaactttattAGGAAACTTTAATCAAGAAGAGTTAACCTCACTGTTTGACAGGATTATGTATAGGCCAGGGCTTGTCACCTCTTCATCTCCTTTGCCTTCTGCTAATTAGCACAGTGGGAAGGTTGGGATGGGTTACAGTGAACTGACCTTCTCCTGTCTATCCTCAGCAAACTCAGGAGTCTCCCGGTGTCACCCATCGGACCATAGAGCTGCCCTCTTGTCCTAGGGAAACCAGTCTGGAACAAAAGCTTGGGAATGGCTCCTGAAGTTAATTTTATCATTATGCAATTCCTGAAACCTAATCTGTAACTTTAAAGGGGGTTTATTGAGTTTCACTGTGCTGCCTTGGCATCTGACACCTGACACTGCACTGTGGGGATTACACACCTCCTTCTTAACCACAGAGGAGGTGCTAGCTCAGTGGTTTGGAGAAAGTGCGCTCAGCACAGATCCGTGGTCTTAGATTTATCTCAGATTTATCCCAGCCCATCAGCTCGCCGCCTGCCTGAGTTAATTCGGCTTTGTTCTCTTGAGGCTACAGTCAaccattttgatttgaatttgaGTTTTACTGGACTCTTTAGCCACAGTTACATATGACTAGCAGCTCTTGTccattgcatttatttttctcctgattTCATTCAGGATAAGTGGCTTCTAGTTGGTGAGtagcttatttaaaatattctatcaaCCCATGTGGTAGCATGTGTGCCTGTAATGTCAGCACTTAGGTTTCGGGCCAAATTGTGCTATGTGGTAAGAGTCCATCAGACCTGACCAAAAAATACTTTGTGAAATCTGTTCTTGTGGTTGATACAGGTACTCACATCTatctcaagctggcctcaagtttCCCACGTAGCCAAGATTCGTTTGCCTTCAcccaagtgctgctgggattataggcatgttgCTGTtactgggactggtgagatgatCCACtgggtgaaggcacttgctgccaagcctcatgacctgaggttactcccaggacccatgtgatagaaggaaagaaccaaccctGACCATTCATGCCATGGCGTGATCCCCCTCCCCCATATTTACACACCACATGCAGACTTTCAAAAGATTCTGTACTTTCCATGGCAGGACGTAGCGTGTGGTATGGTGGCTCAGTTTGTACTGCTAGCACTAGAGGCCAAACTAGAAGAGGGCCAGGGCGGGAGGCAGTGTGAGCGCCATGTCAGCCTGAGATAAAAAATAGCTGGAAGGTCATATCTTCCAGGCACCCACAAGCTGCGTTTAAAAGATGGAAGGAACAGGATCTTCTGCTCCCAGTGTGGAGCCCAGGGAGAATCTTACTAGAGCTGtgttctccatttccttctgtATTTTATATCGCCCACAGCAGGTTTACGTTGTAAACTATTTAGTATTGAGCTTTATTTCTTGCTTAGaaagttgatttatttttaagagtcaCACTAAGCcattccctttcctgtttcctttgaGGCTGGTAACATAGTGGCCTCTTAGCATTGCCGCTCTATTGTCTTCTTTTCTGGGTCAACTGTTTCTAAGGGTTCAGCCGCTGTCACTTGTATTCTGGGGTTTCCTTGAAAGACCTTTGAAGCTCTTTGGCTGAGCTCTGTTCCTCGGAAGGATCTTTCATCCCATTTTCTTCAAAGGGAACTTAGGTAAATATTGCAGCCACTATTTGATTTTTAGTGATTCTGTGACTTTCTCATTAAAATAACCACAGCTATAAAAAGCACATCCATGTTCTGTCTTCTAGATGTTTACGAGGCAGCTTCTACGGTTCCATTGTCAGAAACGTTGTATTAATGGTGTTCACTCCATGTGCTGTCATAGAACTACATGGAATAATATAAGTTGCTGCTTGCCCGGCAGCCCGGTCAGCACTTAGTGGGGTGTAATTACAGTTCCCTGGAGACCAAACACTCTCATTTAGTTTTCTAGCTTTCCCCACTCCAGAGCTTAACCCTAGGCCATTGCACATACAAGCACTCTGCACGTAACTTTTTGTTCTGTGCTCTGCTAGATGTAAACCCCTCAGATATCTGGTGCACTGAAAACATCCATAGGCTTATTTGTAGATGCTAGGGTTAACAGCAGCATGGTTTTTATTTACTAGAATATTGTAAAATTACCAGTAAAtggtttataattaaaattaaaagttaggatcatttctggaattttttttttctttcgagacagggtttctctgtatagccctggctgtcctggaactcactctatagaccaggctggccttgaactcagaaatctgcctgtctctgcctcccgaatgctgggactaaaggcgtgtgccaccgctgcccggctctggagtttttttttaataaagatttatttattttatgtacatgagtatactgtcactcccttcagacacaccagaatagggcatcggatcccattacagatggtcgtgagccaccatgtggttgttgggaattgaactaaggacctctggaagagcagtcagtgctcttagaaCCATGTGCACTGTTAACCATTGGGCCCTTTTTCTAGCCccatatatacaacacatatacatttaGTGGAGTTGATGGTGGAGCCCTGGGCCTTTTATACTCCAACACTGTGTGTTCTACTCCCACTGCTGGCTTTAAAAAGTATGTTCTAgagcatttgtgtatgtgtgttacagtGTATGCCAGGTTATGATGTAATTATtgaccgtttttttttttttgtaagtaacTTGAAGGCGCTTTGTGTTACAT from Mastomys coucha isolate ucsf_1 unplaced genomic scaffold, UCSF_Mcou_1 pScaffold22, whole genome shotgun sequence includes:
- the Hnrnpdl gene encoding heterogeneous nuclear ribonucleoprotein D-like encodes the protein MEVPPRLSHVPPPLFPSAPAPLASRSLSHWRPRAPRQLAPLLPSLASSSSRQGARRTQRHVTAQQPSRLAGGAAIKGGRRRRPDLFRRHFKSSSIQRSAAAAAGTRTARQHSLADGSATMEDMNEYSNIEEFAEGSKINASKNQQDDGKMFIGGLSWDTSKKDLTEYLSRFGEVVDCTIKTDPVTGRSRGFGFVLFKDAASVDKVLELKEHKLDGKLIDPKRAKALKGKEPPKKVFVGGLSPDTSEEQIKEYFGAFGEIENIELPMDT